Within Protaetiibacter intestinalis, the genomic segment CCTCGGCGAGCCCGCCGGTGACCTCCACCTGCGAGCCGTCGGAGATGCCGAGCGTCACCTCGCGCTGCTCCGACTCGCCGTCGACCGCCGGCAGGTAGACGATGCCCGAGCCGCTGCCCCCCTCGACGGCCGTGGTCGGGATGACGAGCACGTTGTCGGCGACGCCCCCGGCGAGCGTCAGCTTCGCCGCGAGGCCCGCGAAGACGCGGACGTCGGCCGGCACCGCGCAGCGCACCGTCGCGACGGCCGAGCCGCCGCCCGTGCCGCCCGCGCCGCCCTCGTCGGCCGTGGGCGCCGCCGCCGCGGTGATCGTGAGGCCGGTGCAGGTGAACGGCGCGGGCCCGCCCGTGATCGTCACCTGGGCCTCGGTGGGCTGGGTGGTGAGCCGAAGCTGCTGCTCGGGCGCGAGGCTCGCGGTCACGCTGAAGCTCGCCGGGGCGAGCTGCGCGACGGCGTCGCCGAGGCCCACCTGCTGCCCCACGAGCAGGGTGAACGTGGTGAGCGTGCCGGCGATCGGCGCCTTCACGATCGACCACTTCGTGGTGCCGTCGTCGTTCATGCCGCGCAGCTGGGCGAGCTCGGCGCCCGCCTCCACCCACTGCCCCGCCGTCGCGGACACCTTGCGCACCTCGCCGGAGATCGCCGCGCGGGCCGGCACCGCGGCATCCGCGGCGACCGTGCCGTCGATCGTGACGTCGTTGTGGATGGCGCCCGTCGAGACGATGACCGTCGGTTCGGTGATCATGCCCGTCGGCACCTCGGGGGTGCTCTCGACGGTCTCGTCCGCGAAGAACGCGACCTTCACGAGAGCCGCGGCGATGAGGCCGAAGATGACCATCCAGATGATCGGGAACACCCAGCGGCGTGCGATGCCCACGCGGCCTCCTGTCGTCGTGCGGTGCGCCGCGCGGCGCACTCGGATCGAGCCAAGCAGCGACGCGGGGAGACCGCATCCCAACATTCGGTGGCGGTCGAGCGTCGCTCACCTCGACGCTAGGGCACGGGCCAGTGTCGGACCGTCATCCTCGGGGAGGATTCGGGGGCGACTCGGGGATGCCCCTGAGTCGGGCGCCGCGCCGGGTCAGGCCTCGATGACGACGGGGATGATCATGGGGCGCCGGCGGTGCTGGGTGTTGACCCAGCGGCCCACCGTGCGCCGCACCGCCTGGCTGTAGCCGTGCTGGTCGGTGACCCCGTTGCGGGCCGCCTCGGCGAGCGCCGCCACGATCTGCGGGCGCACGTCGTCGAACACCGCCTCGTCCTCGGCGAAGCCGCGCGCCTGGATCTCGGGGCCGACGATCGCGCGACCGGTCTGGCGGTCGACCGCGACGAAGATCGAGATGAAGCCCTCCTCGGCGAGGATGCGACGGTCCTTGAGGTCGGCATCCGTGATCTCGCCCACGGTCGAGCCGTCGACGTACACGTAGCCCACGTCGAGCTGGCCGACCACCCGGGCGATGCCGCCCTTGAGGTCGATGACGACGCCGTTCTCGCCCACGATCGTCGCCTCGCGCGGCACGCCCGTCTCGATCGCGAGCTCGGCGGAGGCGGTGAGCTGGCGGTACTCGCCGTGCACCGGGAACACGTTCCTCGGCCGCAGGATGTTGTAGCAGTAGAGCAGCTCCCCCGCGGCGGCGTGGCCCGAGACGTGCACGCGCGCGTTCGCCTTGTGCACGACGTTCGCGCCGAGCTTAGTGAGCCCGTTGATGACGCGGTAGACCGCGTTTTCGTTGCCCGGGATGAGGCTCGATGCGAGGATGACCGTGTCGCCCTGGCCCACCTCGATGCGGTGGTCGTTGTTCGCCATCCGGGCGAGCACCGCCATCGGCTCGCCCTGCGACCCCGTGCTCATGAACACGACGCGGTCGTCCGGCAGCTCGAGCGCCGTCTTCAGGTCGACGAGCACGCCCTCCGGGACCTTGAGGTAGCCGAGGTCGGCGGCGATGCCCATGTTGCGCACCATCGAGCGCCCCACGAGCGCGACGACGCGCTCGTTCGCGGCGGCCGCCTCCAGCACCTGCTGCACCCGGTGCACGTGGCTCGAGAAGCTCGCCACGATGACGCGCTTGCGCGCCTTCGCGATGACGCGTTCGATGACGGGCCCGATCTCGCGTTCGAGCGCCGTGAAGCCCGGCACGTCGGCGTTCGTCGAGTCGGGCAGGAACAGGTCGACGCCCTCCTCGCCGAGGCGGGCGAAGGCGCGCAGGTCGGTGATGCGGCCGTCGAGCGGCAGCTGGTCCATCTTGAAGTCGCCCGTGTGCAGCACGAGACCGGCCGCCGTGCGCACGACGACGGCGAGCGCATCCGGGATCGAGTGGTTGACCGACACGTACTCGAGCGTGAACGGGCCGAGCACCGTGCGACCGCCCTCCGCCACGACGTTCATGACGGGCGTGATCCGGTGCTCTTTGAGCTTCGCCTCGACGAGCGCGAGGGTGAGCCGCGAGCCGTAGAGCGGGATGTCCTGACGCAGCTTCAACAGGTACGGCACGGCGCCGATGTGGTCCTCGTGACCGTGGGTCAGCACGACGCCGAGCACGTCGTCCAGGCGGTCCCGGATGGGGGCGAAATCGGGCAGGATCAGGTCGACGCCCGGGTGGTGCTCCTCGGGGAACAGCACCCCCACGTCGACGATGAGCAGCTTGCCGTCGATCTCGTAGACCGTCATGTTGCGGCCGATCTCGCCGACGCCGCCGAGCGGGATGACCCGCAGGGTGCCGGATTCGAGGGGGATCGGGTCGTACACGTCGATGGCCATGCGGCCTCCTTCGGTGGTGCTTAGCGTGTGGTGCCGGCGACCTTCGGCAACGCGCCACCCGCGGCGGCGTTGCGGTCGGGCCGGAAGTTGCTGAAGTCGACGCCGTCGATGTGCTTGACGAGCGCGATCTCGTCCTCGATGAGGGCGGCCTCCGACTCCTCGGGGCCCACGAGCGGCAGGCGCACCCGCGGGCTCGAGATGCGGCCGAGGCCGTGCAGGATGTACTTCGCCGCGACCGTGCCGGGCACGTGCGTCATGGTGGCCCGCACGAGCGGCTCGAGGGCGCGGTGCGCCTCGGTCGCGGTGCGCAGGTCGTTCGCGTTCACGGCGTCGACGATCGTGCGATACGGGGCGGGCGCGATGTTCGCGGTGACGCCGATGAGGCCCGTGCCGCCGATCGCGAGGGTCGGCAGCGCGTTCGCGTCGTCGCCCGCGAAGTAGAGCAGCTCGGTCTGGTTCATGACGCGGCTCACCTCGGAGAGGTCGCCCTTGGCATCCTTCACGGCGCGGATGTTGGGGTGCTTCGCCGCGCGCAGGATCGTCTCGTACTTGATCGGCACGCCCGTGCGCCCCGGGATGTCGTAGAGGATCACCGGCAGGTCGGTCGCGTCCGCGACGAGGCGGAAGTGGGTGAGGATGCCCGCCTGGGTGGGCTTGTTGTAGTACGGCGTGACGATCATGATGCCGTCGGCGCCCGCCTTCTCGCTCTTCTTGTAGAGCTCGATGGCGTGGGCGGTCTCGTTCGAGCCGCCGCCCGTGATGACCTTCGCCCGGCCGGCGGCGACATCCTTCGCCACCTCGACGAGGCGCACCTTCTCCGGGTCGGTCAGCGTCGAGGTCTCGCCCGTGGTGCCCGTGACGACGATGC encodes:
- a CDS encoding ribonuclease J produces the protein MAIDVYDPIPLESGTLRVIPLGGVGEIGRNMTVYEIDGKLLIVDVGVLFPEEHHPGVDLILPDFAPIRDRLDDVLGVVLTHGHEDHIGAVPYLLKLRQDIPLYGSRLTLALVEAKLKEHRITPVMNVVAEGGRTVLGPFTLEYVSVNHSIPDALAVVVRTAAGLVLHTGDFKMDQLPLDGRITDLRAFARLGEEGVDLFLPDSTNADVPGFTALEREIGPVIERVIAKARKRVIVASFSSHVHRVQQVLEAAAANERVVALVGRSMVRNMGIAADLGYLKVPEGVLVDLKTALELPDDRVVFMSTGSQGEPMAVLARMANNDHRIEVGQGDTVILASSLIPGNENAVYRVINGLTKLGANVVHKANARVHVSGHAAAGELLYCYNILRPRNVFPVHGEYRQLTASAELAIETGVPREATIVGENGVVIDLKGGIARVVGQLDVGYVYVDGSTVGEITDADLKDRRILAEEGFISIFVAVDRQTGRAIVGPEIQARGFAEDEAVFDDVRPQIVAALAEAARNGVTDQHGYSQAVRRTVGRWVNTQHRRRPMIIPVVIEA
- a CDS encoding efflux RND transporter periplasmic adaptor subunit, with the protein product MGIARRWVFPIIWMVIFGLIAAALVKVAFFADETVESTPEVPTGMITEPTVIVSTGAIHNDVTIDGTVAADAAVPARAAISGEVRKVSATAGQWVEAGAELAQLRGMNDDGTTKWSIVKAPIAGTLTTFTLLVGQQVGLGDAVAQLAPASFSVTASLAPEQQLRLTTQPTEAQVTITGGPAPFTCTGLTITAAAAPTADEGGAGGTGGGSAVATVRCAVPADVRVFAGLAAKLTLAGGVADNVLVIPTTAVEGGSGSGIVYLPAVDGESEQREVTLGISDGSQVEVTGGLAEGDEILQFVPGALADPDQGMVVGFGG
- the dapA gene encoding 4-hydroxy-tetrahydrodipicolinate synthase, which gives rise to MSTPENPFGQVLVALVTPFTADGEVDWTDVEKHIDHLVTHGADGIVVTGTTGETSTLTDPEKVRLVEVAKDVAAGRAKVITGGGSNETAHAIELYKKSEKAGADGIMIVTPYYNKPTQAGILTHFRLVADATDLPVILYDIPGRTGVPIKYETILRAAKHPNIRAVKDAKGDLSEVSRVMNQTELLYFAGDDANALPTLAIGGTGLIGVTANIAPAPYRTIVDAVNANDLRTATEAHRALEPLVRATMTHVPGTVAAKYILHGLGRISSPRVRLPLVGPEESEAALIEDEIALVKHIDGVDFSNFRPDRNAAAGGALPKVAGTTR